One Rosa chinensis cultivar Old Blush chromosome 5, RchiOBHm-V2, whole genome shotgun sequence genomic region harbors:
- the LOC112202851 gene encoding polyphenol oxidase, chloroplastic: MASLSSPPVTTTTISFSSSLSSFSQTSSQISLVQNPRLSLVRAKILCKATNSNQNPSDGQKRPQKNLDRRNVLIGLGGLYGVGLGGADHFAFAKPVAPPDLSKCGAADLPTGAQPTNCCPPISDKIVDFTFPSSSPLRVRPAAHTVDQAYIDKYSKAIELMKALPDSDPRSFTQQADIHCAYCDGAYDQVSFPDLELQIHQSWLFFPFHRYYLYFYERILGKLIGDPTFALPFWNWDSPPGMKLPALFADPSSPLYDELRNANHQPPALLDLDWNRTDVPTTEADQISSNLKIMYRQMVSNAKKQQLFFGQAYRAGTDPDPGAGSIETTPHGPIHVWTGDNTQPNYEDMGNFYSAARDPIFFSHHSNVDRMWSVWKTLGKKNKDITDPDWLDTGFLFYDENAQLVRVKVRDCLDSKKLGYVYQDVDIPWLTSKPTPRRSKLAKAAKAIGVARAATSGPKVVGRGDFPIKLDSKISTVVTRPKQKKRSKKEKEDEEEILVIEGIEFDKDVAVKFDVYVNDLEDDDEPGKPDDSEFAGSFVNVPHKHKEKKKKKKTTSCLRLGLTDLLEDLGAEDDESVVVTLVPRYGTKSLKIRSVKIEFLAD, encoded by the coding sequence tcttctttctctcaaaCCAGTTCCCAAATTTCCTTAGTCCAAAACCCTAGGCTATCCTTAGTACGTGCCAAAATTTTATGCAAAGCCACAAACAGTAATCAAAACCCTAGCGATGGACAAAAACGTCCCCAAAAAAACCTAGACCGGAGAAATGTGCTCATTGGGCTCGGAGGCCTATACGGTGTTGGTCTTGGTGGCGCCGACCATTTCGCCTTTGCAAAGCCGGTGGCTCCACCGGACCTATCCAAGTGCGGAGCAGCAGACTTACCAACCGGTGCTCAACCAACAAATTGCTGCCCACCAATATCTGACAAGATAGTCGACTTCACCTTTCCTTCCTCCTCTCCACTCCGCGTCAGACCGGCAGCTCACACTGTTGATCAGGCCTATATCGACAAATACTCCAAGGCCATTGAGCTCATGAAAGCCCTCCCCGACTCCGATCCACGCAGCTTTACTCAACAAGCCGATATTCACTGCGCTTACTGTGACGGCGCGTATGATCAAGTCAGTTTTCCTGATCTCGAGCTCCAAATCCACCAGTCATGGCTTTTCTTCCCCTTCCACAGATACTACTTATATTTCTACGAGAGAATTCTCGGAAAACTCATCGGCGACCCCACATTCGCATTGCCATTTTGGAACTGGGACTCCCCTCCGGGAATGAAGCTGCCAGCCCTCTTCGCTGACCCAAGCTCGCCGCTCTACGATGAGCTCCGAAATGCCAACCACCAGCCTCCAGCGCTCCTTGACCTAGACTGGAACAGGACAGACGTACCGACCACCGAGGCTGACCAAATATCAAGCAATTTGAAGATTATGTACAGGCAGATGGTGTCCAACGCCAAGAAACAGCAGCTCTTCTTTGGACAAGCTTACAGGGCTGGCACCGATCCAGATCCTGGAGCCGGCTCAATCGAGACTACTCCTCACGGGCCAATCCACGTCTGGACTGGTGATAACACCCAGCCCAATTACGAGGACATGGGAAACTTCTACTCTGCTGCTAGAGACCCTATTTTCTTCTCACACCATTCTAATGTCGATAGGATGTGGAGTGTATGGAAAACATTGGGTAAGAAGAACAAGGATATTACGGATCCAGATTGGTTGGACACAGGGTTCCTATTCTATGACGAGAACGCGCAGCTTGTGCGAGTAAAGGTACGCGACTGCCTTGACTCCAAAAAGCTCGGATATGTGTACCAAGATGTGGACATTCCATGGTTGACGTCCAAACCAACACCGCGTAGGTCGAAGCTTGCGAAAGCAGCCAAGGCCATTGGGGTGGCGCGTGCAGCGACCTCCGGACCAAAGGTGGTGGGAAGAGGCGATTTTCCAATAAAGTTGGACTCGAAGATAAGTACTGTGGTAACGAGGCCAAAGCAGAAGAAGAGGAgtaagaaggagaaggaggacgAGGAGGAGATACTTGTGATCGAAGGGATCGAGTTTGATAAAGATGTGGCGGTGAAGTTTGATGTGTACGTTAATGACTTGGAAGACGATGATGAGCCGGGCAAGCCGGACGACAGTGAGTTTGCCGGGAGCTTCGTGAACGTGCCCCATAAGcataaggagaagaagaaaaagaagaagactacGAGTTGCTTGCGGTTGGGGTTAACGGATTTATTGGAGGATTTGGGGGCTGAAGATGATGAGAGTGTGGTGGTGACTTTGGTGCCGAGGTATGGGACCAAGTCTCTCAAGATTCGTAGCGTCAAAATTGAGTTTCTAGCTGATTGA
- the LOC112202852 gene encoding polyphenol oxidase, chloroplastic yields MASPPPPSLPTPNRSTLHDSSISPIFQKNSRISLLRIPNPRSVFRVYVKPITNTNSNQNDADHEQRSVDKFKLVRRNLLFSALGSKMSEIPPAFSESEAYAAAESTPMKLVELTEFPITLDSVISVTVPRPKKCRTKEEKEEEEEVLAIQGIEFVADEFVKFDVHVNDDEEDLSRPDNSEFAGSFVYLPHRRKTVTTSLRLGITDLLDDLGADGDDSIKVTLVPKHVKRPVTIGKIKIEFLK; encoded by the coding sequence ATGGCTTCTCCTCCTCCACCGTCCTTGCCCACACCAAATCGCTCAACCCTGCACGACTCTTCAATCTCTCCCATCTTTCAAAAAAATTCACGAATTTCCTTGCTTCGAATTCCCAACCCTCGCTCTGTATTTAGAGTTTATGTCAAACCAATTACAAATACAAATAGTAATCAAAATGATGCTGATCATGAGCAACGCTCTGTAGACAAATTCAAACTGGTCAGGAGAAACTTGCTATTCAGTGCGCTAGGATCAAAGATGAGTGAAATACCACCGGCTTTTAGTGAATCCGAAGCATATGCTGCGGCCGAGTCAACGCCCATGAAGCTAGTAGAACTCACTGAGTTCCCGATCACTTTGGACTCGGTGATCAGCGTCACTGTGCCGAGGCCGAAGAAGTGTCGGACAAAGGAggaaaaggaagaggaagaggaggtgtTAGCGATTCAAGGGATCGAGTTTGTGGCGGATGAGTTTGTGAAGTTCGACGTGCATGTCAACGATGACGAAGAAGATCTGAGTCGACCCGATAACTCGGAATTTGCGGGGAGCTTTGTGTATTTGCCGCATCGGAGGAAGACCGTGACGACGAGTCTAAGGCTTGGGATAACGGACTTGTTGGACGATTTGGGTGCTGACGGTGATGACAGTATCAAGGTGACTTTGGTGCCAAAGCATGTGAAACGACCTGTCACTATTGGGAAGATCAAGATCGAGTTTCTCAAATGA
- the LOC112202853 gene encoding polyphenol oxidase latent form, chloroplastic, translating into MSMNLIPHYSTPSICYSFPNRTLVSSVQNRARATLNSDQNLGSHQVSVLKFDRRNVLLGLGGLILVNHPNLARATESKKLVRLTEFPTALDSVISVMVPRPRRSRSKKEKEEEEEVLSIEGIEFVADKAVKFDVHVNDDEDDLSRPDASEFAGSLVFLPQSRKRVRTSLHLGITDLLEDLGADGDSSIKVTLVPRYVQRPITIGRIKIEYFSA; encoded by the coding sequence ATGTCTATGAATTTGATTCCCCATTACTCAACCCCGTCAATCTGTTACTCATTTCCAAACAGAACCCTTGTTTCTTCAGTCCAAAATCGTGCTAGAGCTACACTCAACAGTGATCAAAATCTTGGCAGCCACCAAGTTTCTGTACTAAAATTCGATAGGAGAAATGTGCTTCTGGGTTTGGGAGGGCTAATCTTGGTCAATCATCCAAACTTAGCACGCGCAACCGAGTCAAAGAAGCTGGTTCGACTCACTGAGTTCCCGACAGCTTTAGACTCGGTGATCAGTGTCATGGTGCCGAGGCCGAGGAGGTCGAGGagcaagaaagaaaaggaagaggaagaggaggtgcTGTCGATCGAAGGCATTGAGTTCGTGGCGGATAAGGCTGTGAAGTTCGATGTGCATGTGAATGATGACGAGGACGATCTAAGTCGACCCGACGCGTCTGAATTTGCCGGAAGCTTGGTGTTCTTGCCGCAGAGCAGGAAGAGGGTGAGAACGAGTTTGCATTTGGGGATAACGGACTTGTTGGAGGATTTGGGAGCTGATGGTGATAGTAGTATTAAGGTGACTTTGGTGCCAAGGTATGTGCAACGACCTATCACCATTGGGAGGATCAAGATCGAGTATTTCAGTGCCTAG
- the LOC112202856 gene encoding uncharacterized protein LOC112202856: protein MASRLVLAVTFVLDLIAFALAVAAEQRRSTSKIQKDGNSSYCVYDSDIATGLGVGAFLFLLTSQALLMIVSRCLCCGKALRPSGSRSWAIVLFITSWVFFCIAEACLLAGSVRNAYHTKYRTKFANENLSCETLRKGIFGAGAAFVVFTGIVSEFYYASYSKANDAEAHYARDTGVRMQNL from the exons ATGGCTTCAAGGCTGGTCTTGGCTGTCACTTTTGTGCTTGATCTTATTGCCTTTGCTCTTGCTGTGGCTGCTGAGCAGAGGAGGTCTACT TCTAAGATTCAGAAAGATGGAAATTCCAGCTACTGTGTGTATGACTCCGACATTGCCACCGGCTTAGGTGTTGGGGCATTTCTGTTCCTGTTGACAAGTCAGGCTCTGTTAATGATTGTAAGTCGATGCTTGTGCTGTGGAAAGGCTTTGAGACCAAGTGGTTCTAGGTCATGGGCAATCGTGCTATTCATTACCAGCTG GGTATTTTTCTGTATTGCTGAGGCGTGCTTACTTGCGGGTTCAGTGAGAAATGCCTACCACACCAAGTACAGGACTAAGTTTGCTAATGAAAACCTTTCATGTGAGACATTGAGGAAGGGGATCTTCGGGGCTGGGGCCGCCTTTGTTGTCTTCACAGGCATAGTCTCTGAGTTTTACTATGCTAGTTACTCCAAGGCTAATGATGCAGAGGCTCACTACGCCAGAGACACTGGAGTGAGGATGCAGAACCTTTGA
- the LOC112202854 gene encoding dof zinc finger protein DOF1.4, whose amino-acid sequence MGLSTKQVSSDGLDWSQTLLQAQSFELPKPPVARRQQQQSQEQSEQLKCPRCESTNTKFCYYNNYNKTQPRHFCRACKRHWTNGGTLRNVPVGGHGRKNKRTRKPNSSASAAKTTTNGACTIATTTRVNNTNLVFDRTDGVQRLNSHLAIDGEQRLNSHTGVLLPQQNLITSSELDNHIFSSSSGLSSTTMPFNFLQAGRAQVLSFPFSSSSTSSSFDAISTSFQSPNVCNYPQEFKSMEEPTITSIMPSTTITIPQANNSSVGMYTSNDWNWEDIETLVSTDLNVPWDDSDMNP is encoded by the coding sequence ATGGGATTGAGTACAAAGCAGGTTAGTAGTGATGGCTTGGATTGGAGCCAGACCTTGTTGCAAGCACAAAGCTTTGAGCTGCCAAAACCGCCTGTGGCGAGGCGGCAACAGCAACAAAGCCAGGAGCAATCGGAGCAGTTGAAGTGTCCGAGGTGTGAATCAACAAACACAAAGTTCTGTTACTACAACAACTACAACAAGACTCAGCCTAGGCACTTCTGCAGAGCTTGCAAGAGGCACTGGACCAACGGTGGAACGCTCAGAAACGTCCCTGTTGGTGGCCACGGTCGGAAAAACAAGCGCACCAGGAAACCGAACTCTAGTGCCTCCGCCGCCAAAACCACCACAAATGGTGCTTGTACTATTGCCACGACGACTAGGGTCAATAATACCAACTTGGTATTTGATCGAACCGACGGTGTGCAAAGGCTTAACAGCCACTTGGCAATTGATGGAGAGCAAAGGCTCAACTCGCATACGGGAGTTCTTCTTCCTCAACAGAATTTAATCACCTCAAGTGAATTGGACAACCATATATTTTCATCGTCATCAGGTTTAAGTAGTACTACTATGCCTTTTAACTTTCTTCAAGCTGGTAGAGCCCAAGTACTGAGCTTTCCCTTCTCAAGCTCAAGTACTTCAAGTTCCTTTGACGCAATTTCAACATCTTTTCAATCCCCAAATGTTTGCAACTACCCCCAAGAATTCAAATCCATGGAGGAGCCAACCATCACCAGCATCATGCCCTCAACAACCATCACAATCCCGCAGGCTAATAATTCAAGCGTCGGCATGTACACATCAAACGACTGGAATTGGGAGGACATTGAAACCCTTGTTTCTACTGATCTCAATGTGCCTTGGGATGATTCTGATATGAACCCGTAA
- the LOC112202857 gene encoding splicing factor 3B subunit 2 produces the protein MPAETLSQQPNGAVANGDLNPLANGAVKKAREIERRRRRRKQKKNRKASQSTTASDVSDGEDVKENNDPQQVVEQVEIEYVPEKAELNEAMDEEFRKIFEKFTFKNAAGVEEEKKDESQEGASKKKADSDSEEEEQDNEQKEKGVSNKKKKLQRRMKIAELKQICARPDVVEVWDATAADPKLLVFLKSYRNTVPVPRHWCQKRKFLQGKRGIEKQPFQLPDFIAATGIEKIRQAYIEKEDSKKLKQKQRERMQPKMGKMDIDYQVLHDAFFKYQTKPKLTTLGDLYHEGKEFEVKLREMKPGMLSHELKEALGMPDGAPPPWLINMQRYGPPPSYPHLKIPGLNAPIPAGASFGYHPGGWGKPPVDEYGQPLYGDVFGVQQQDQPNFEEEPVDKTKHWGDLEEEEEEEEDDEEEELMEDEDLEDGIESVDSISSTPTGVETPDVMDLRKQQRKEPERPLYQVLEEKEERVASGTLLGTTHTYVVGSGTQDKAGAKRVDLLRGQKADKVDVTLQPEELEAMENVLPEKYEQAREEEKLRSQREDFSDMVAENEKKRKRKMQDKEGKSNKKKDFKF, from the exons ATGCCTGCCGAGACACTCTCTCAGCAGCCAAACGGCGCCGTCGCCAACGGCGATCTGAACCCGCTCGCTAACGGCGCCGTCAAAAAAGCGAGGGAGATCGAACGACGCCGTCGGAGGAGAAAGCAGAAGAAGAACCGCAAAGCTTCTCAATCCACCACCGCCAGCGACGTTAGCGACGGCGAAGATGTGAAGGAGAACAACGATCCTCAACAG GTTGTTGAGCAAGTTGAAATCGAGTATGTTCCAGAGAAAGCTGAGCTAAATGAAGCCATGGATGAGGAGTTCaggaaaatttttgaaaaattcaCATTCAAGAATGCTGCGGGTGTTGAG GAGGAAAAGAAAGATGAGTCTCAAGAAGGAGCCTCAAAGAAGAAGGCTGATTCAGATTCTGAAGAGGAGGAACAGGataatgaacaaaaagagaaaggcgtttcaaacaagaagaaaaag CTTCAACGGCGAATGAAGATTGCAGAATTGAAACAGATCTGTGCAAGGCCTGATGTTGTTGAG GTGTGGGATGCAACTGCAGCTGATCCTAAATTGCTGGTCTTTTTGAAATCGTACCGGAATACTGTACCGGTGCCAAGGCATTGGTGCCAGAAAAGGAAATTTTTACAG GGTAAACGTGGTATTGAGAAGCAACCGTTCCAGCTTCCTGATTTCATTGCTGCAACTGGAATTGAGAAAATTAGACAG GCATACATTGAAAAAGAAGATAGTAAGAAGTTGAAGCAAAAACAACGAGAACGTATGCAGCCAAAGATGGGCAAAATGGATATTGATTATCAG GTTCTTCATGATGCTTTCTTCAAGTACCAAACTAAGCCAAAGCTCACAACACTTGGTGATCTGTACCATGAAGGGAAAGAGTTTGAG GTAAAATTAAGAGAGATGAAGCCAGGCATGCTGTCACATGAACTGAAAGAAGCTCTGGGTATGCCAGATGGTGCTCCTCCCCCATGGCTCATTAATATGCAG AGATATGGTCCTCCTCCATCATATCCACATTTGAAAATCCCTGGCCTGAATGCTCCAATCCCCGCTGGAGCTAGCTTTGGTTATCATCCAGGTGGCTGGGGAAAGCCTCCTGTTGATGAA tATGGCCAACCGTTGTATGGAGACGTTTTTGGTGTTCAGCAGCAAGATCAGCCTAATTTTGAG GAAGAGCCAGTTGATAAGACAAAGCATTGGGGTGAtttggaggaagaggaagaggaagaagaggacgacGAAGAGGAAGAACTGATGGAGGACGAAGATTTAGAGGATGGTATTGAATCTGTAGATAGCATTTCAAG TACTCCCACTGGCGTTGAGACACCTGATGTCATGGACCTTCGCAAGCAGCAGAGAAAGGAACCTGAAAGGCCTTTATACCAA GTActtgaagagaaagaagaaagggtTGCCTCAGGGACATTGCTTGGAACGACTCACACCTATGTTGTTGGTAGTGGCACGCAAGACAAAGCAGGAGCTAAAAGGGTGGATCTACTCAGAGGTCAGAAAGCAGATAAAGTGGATGTCACTCTACAAcctgaagaattggaagctatGGAGAATGTCTTGCCTGAAAA GTATGAACAAGCAAGGGAGGAGGAGAAGCTGCGGAGTCAGCGAGAGGATTTCAGTGATATGGTTGCGGAG aatgagaagaagaggaaacgtAAGATGCAGGACAAGGAAGGGAAATCCAACAAAAAGAAAGATTTCAAGTTTTAG
- the LOC112166380 gene encoding probable polyol transporter 4, whose protein sequence is MGFEENRNAGQNGVFGSDSSEFQLGSKNKYKRMKSEVTEEEEEEDGSFTKENRGTKKYVFACAIFASLNSVLLGYDVGVMSGAILFIQEDLKITVVQQELLVGILSIISLLGSLAGGKTSDAIGRKWTIAFAAFIFQTGAAVMALAPSYEVLMIGRLFAGIGIGFGVMIAPVYIAEISPSVARGSLTSFPEIFINLGILLGYISNYAFSGLPVHISWRVMLGVGIIPSVFLGFALFVIPESPRWLVMQNRIEEARIVLTKTNESEKEVEERLAEIQLAAAGMANAENNEAKAIWREILNPSPPVRRMLITGCGIQCFQQITGIDATVYYSPTIFKNAGIKGNTQLLAATVIVGVTKTLFILVAICLIDKVGRKPLLYVSTIGMTTCLLGLSLALAFLGNGKLGIGLAILAVCGNVAFFSVGIGPVCWVLSSEIFPLRLRAQASALGAVGSRVSSGVITMSFLSVSRAITVAGTFFVFSVISALSVVFVHTCVPETKGKSLEEIEMIFHHEGEWQGSEVEMGDAQRLMQKE, encoded by the exons ATGGGTTTTGAGGAAAACAGGAATGCTGGTCAGAATGGAGTGTTTGGGTCTGACTCGTCCGAGTTTCAACTCGGGAGCAAGAACAAATACAAGAGAATGAAGTCTGAGgtaacagaagaagaagaagaagaagatggttcaTTCACAAAGGAGAATCGTGGAACAAAGAAATATGTGTTTGCTTGTGCCATCTTTGCTTCTCTCAATTCTGTGCTGCTTGGATATG ATGTGGGTGTTATGAGTGGAGCTATTCTCTTCATTCAGGAGGATTTGAAAATCACAGTTGTACAACAAGAACTTCTTGTTGGGATTTTGAGCATAATCTCCCTATTGGGTAGTTTAGCAGGTGGGAAAACATCCGACGCCATTGGTCGAAAATGGACAATTGCATTTGCAGCCTTTATCTTTCAGACAGGTGCTGCTGTAATGGCACTTGCTCCTTCTTATGAAGTATTGATGATTGGTAGACTCTTTGCTGGGATTGGTATAGGATTTGGGGTCATGATTGCACCTGTATATATTGCTGAGATCTCACCTTCAGTAGCTAGGGGTTCGCTTACTTCATTTCCTGAGATCTTTATAAATCTAGGCATCCTTCTTGGATACATATCGAATTATGCTTTCTCGGGGCTTCCAGTGCATATAAGCTGGAGGGTGATGCTTGGTGTGGGAATCATACCTTCAGTCTTTCTTGGATTTGCTCTTTTTGTGATCCCCGAATCCCCAAGGTGGTTAGTTATGCAGAACAGGATTGAAGAAGCGAGAATAGTATTGACCAAGACGaatgaaagtgaaaaagaagttgAGGAGAGATTGGCAGAAATTCAGCTAGCTGCTGCAGGGATGGCTAATGCTGAGAATAATGAAGCAAAAGCTATATGGCGCGAAATTCTGAATCCTTCTCCCCCAGTTCGACGAATGCTGATTACCGGTTGTGGAATCCAATGTTTCCAACAGATTACAGGCATTGATGCAACTGTGTATTATAGTCCAACCATTTTCAAAAATGCCGGAATTAAAGGCAACACTCAACTTCTTGCTGCAACTGTTATTGTTGGGGTTACAAAGACTCTGTTCATCTTGGTAGCTATCTGTCTTATTGACAAAGTGGGCAGAAAGCCTTTGCTTTATGTGAGCACTATTGGAATGACTACTTGCTTACTTGGTCTGAGCCTTGCACTGGCTTTTCTTGGAAATGGAAAACTTGGAATTGGATTGGCAATATTAGCCGTTTGTGGAAATGTAGCTTTCTTCTCAGTTGGAATTGGCCCGGTTTGTTGGGTCTTGTCATCTGAAATCTTCCCTCTAAGGCTTCGAGCTCAAGCATCTGCGCTTGGGGCAGTTGGTAGTAGGGTTAGTAGTGGTGTGATTACCATGTCATTTCTCTCGGTATCTCGAGCAATTACAGTAGCAGGAaccttctttgttttttcaGTGATTTCAGCACTCTCGGTTGTTTTTGTTCATACATGTGTTCCGGAAACAAAAGGGAAGTCTTTAGAAGAAATCGAAATGATTTTCCATCATGAAGGGGAGTGGCAAGGAAGTGAAGTAGAAATGGGAGACGCACAGCGTCTAATGCAAAAAGAATAA
- the LOC112166304 gene encoding uncharacterized protein At4g19900, with translation MLDSEKTPKLLSPLIVFITQLQDLRRSTLSVLLSLPSSLLALFLILLLVYNSFYVFCITLPFPAKPPPEPANFSPPSLAGKPFPKWAPPFRSSSSSKVQSSSVMYVVKEENAPMFLKNTTHLASLQNPTNSMIPILKYKFQRSRKFRKHKRKLKAIPIETKWPPSQSQFPTRMREFLSGNSSGSSCKIRFFMTWISSKTLGNRELLAVESVFKSHPNACLVIVSNSLDSYKGLEILKPFSDLGFRVMAIAPDFDYLFHNTPAEAWFFGLRKGNVRPGGVSIGQNLSNVLRLALLYKYGGIYLDTDVIVLRSLSKMKNVIGAQTIDLKTGNWSRLNNAVLVFDKNHPLLFKFIQEFALTFDGNKWGHNGPYLVSRVVSRISEKPNPGFNFTVVTPSAFYPVNWSRIRSIFGGPKDEVYSKWLLTKLKHIRSHSFALHLWNSQSRRLKVQKGSIIDHIMSDFTVCYNSSSATSSLSL, from the coding sequence ATGCTTGACTCTGAAAAAACCCCCAAACTGCTCAGTCCCCTCATTGTCTTCATCACCCAATTGCAAGACTTGAGAAGATCAACCCTCTCTGTTCTTCTAAGCCTACCCAGTTCTCTTCTTGCTCTGTTTCTCATTCTCCTTTTGGTCTACAACAGCTTCTATGTCTTCTGTATAACTCTCCCTTTTCCCGCCAAACCCCCTCCGGAACCCGCCAATTTCTCGCCGCCAAGTCTCGCCGGAAAACCCTTCCCAAAATGGGCTCCTCCCTTtcgctcttcttcttcatcaaaggTTCAGTCTTCTTCTGTTATGTATGTGGTGAAAGAAGAAAACGCACCCATGTTCTTGAAGAACACAACCCATTTGGCCTCTCTGCAAAACCCAACAAACTCAATGATACCCATTTTGAAATATAAGTTTCAGAGGTCAAGAAAGTTCAGAAAACACAAGCGCAAGCTCAAAGCCATACCCATTGAGACGAAGTGGCCTCCGTCTCAGAGTCAATTCCCAACAAGAATGAGAGAGTTCTTGAGTGGAAACTCTTCTGGTTCTTCTTGCAAAATCAGGTTTTTCATGACTTGGATTTCATCCAAGACTCTTGGAAATAGGGAATTGTTAGCTGTGGAGAGTGTGTTCAAATCCCACCCAAATGCTTGTTTGGTCATAGTCTCAAATTCTCTGGATTCCTACAAGGGACTTGAAATCCTGAAGCCGTTTTCGGATTTGGGCTTTCGAGTAATGGCAATTGCTCCTGATTTTGATTACTTGTTCCACAATACTCCTGCTGAGGCTTGGTTTTTTGGGTTGAGAAAAGGCAATGTGAGACCTGGTGGAGTCTCAATTGGTCAGAACCTCTCCAATGTGCTTAGGCTTGCTTTGTTGTACAAGTATGGTGGGATTTACTTGGACACAGATGTTATAGTGTTAAGGAGTTTGTCAAAGATGAAAAATGTGATTGGGGCTCAGACAATTGACCTCAAAACCGGTAATTGGAGCCGATTGAACAATGCTGTGTTGGTGTTCGACAAGAATCATCCATTACTCTTCAAGTTCATTCAGGAATTTGCTCTGACTTTTGATGGTAACAAATGGGGTCACAATGGACCTTACTTGGTCTCAAGAGTGGTTTCAAGGATCAGTGAAAAACCAAACCCTGGTTTTAACTTTACTGTGGTAACTCCCTCGGCATTTTATCCGGTGAATTGGAGCCGTATTCGGAGTATTTTTGGTGGTCCGAAAGATGAGGTATACTCGAAATGGCTGCTTACAAAGCTGAAGCATATTAGATCTCATAGCTTTGCATTGCACTTGTGGAATAGTCAGAGTAGAAGACTGAAGGTTCAGAAGGGAAGCATTATTGATCATATAATGTCAGATTTTACCGTCTGTTACAATTCTTCTTCTGCAACTTCAAGCTTGTCATTATAG